In Bernardetia litoralis DSM 6794, the genomic window TACCCAAAAGGCAAAATTGTTTGTGTGTAATTTTTAATTAAAGCAAAGATAATTTGTTTTTATGTGAAAAATGTCATTAAAAATAAAAAATAGTAGGCGTGCAACATTTTTTCTAAATTATTTTTAGTTTAAAAAACCAAAAATAGATTTGTTTCGTTTATATTTAAACAGAGATACAATAGATATTTTTATAATTCCTATAAATTGCCTACATTTATTTAATTAGGATAATAGAATTTTAAAAAAAAGAAAAAGTAGTGATTGAGGAAAAAAATTAGAATTAATAATCAGATGGTGTTCGACAAAGTATGATTTTCGTTAAAATGTTTTAGAGGAGCTAAATTAGCAAACTAAAAACTACCCAAAATGCCGTTGTTGGTGTTTTAGCGAAGCGACACCAACAACAAAATAACCTATCATACTTTGTACACCACCACCAATAATCACTAACTATTAATCATTAAAAAAAGCCGTTCATCAAAATTATGACAAGTCCATTTAAGGTATTGGAAGCGTATGGGCGCAAGGACAAAGAAATTTTTTTTGGTAGAAATGCCGAGATTCAATTACTATTCAAAAAAACAACAGAAAGTAATTTGGTTTTGGTCTATGGTGCATCTGGAACTGGAAAAACAAGTTTGGTGCATTGTGGTTTACCAATTTGCTTTTCTTCTGATGATTGGTTACCTCTTCATGTTCGTAGAAAAGATCATATCGGAACAGCAATTTTGGAAGAAACAAATAAATATCTTCAACGAAAACTAAAACCACATACGCCTTTGCATCTTGCTATTAAGGCACTTCACATGACTTTTTTCCGTCCTATTTATGTAATCATCGACCAGTTTGAGGAATTATATATTTTGGGTAGTAAAGAAGAACAAAACCAATTTTATGATTTTGTTCAGACAGTATTGTCTAGTGAATATAATTGTAAGGTTATTTTGGTCATGCGTGAGGAGTATTTGGCAGATTTGTCGGAGTTTGAAGAACGTGTTCCTCAGCTTTTTGATTATAGAGTGCGTGTAGAAAAAATGCGTCGTGCAAATGCAAAAGAGGTTATTTTGAAATCAGTAGTAGCATTTGATATTGAAATCGAACAGCCAGATGAAACGGCTGATTTGATTGTTTCGCAAGTAGCAGAACAGCGCAGTTTGATAGAACTTACCTATCTTCAAATTTATTTAGACCGTCTTTTTGAGCTTGCCAAAACAAAACAAGGTACACTAGCAGGATATACAAATACTATAAATAGTAACTGGGCCGAACCTGTCATTTTTAATCCCGAACTTGTAAAAGAACTTAGTACGATTGGTGATGTTTTGGGTGAATATTTGGAAGACCAAGTCAAAAAAGTTCAAAGTAATTTGCCCAAAACAGAAGAAAGACAAGTTTGGACAATTCTGAATCTTTTGGTTACAGAAGACGGAACTCGGGTATCTATGGATTTGCATGAAGCTACAAACTTGATGTATTCACATGGTGCAAGCAAAGAAAATATTAAATTTTGTTTAGATGAACTTAGCAAGGTTCGAATTATTCATCTTTCAGAGCAGCGTGTTGAGTTGGGGCATGATAGTCTTGCTCTAAAGATTGCAGAAAGACTCACAACAGAAGAGAAAAATTTATCTAAAGCTAAAGAAATTATACAAACAGGACTTAAAACTTACCAAAATACAGGAGAGGTTTTAAGCAAAAATAGCCTTACTTTAATAGAATCTCACTTAGAAACACTACAACTTACTACCAACGAACAAGATTTAATTACAAAAAGCAAACGCAGAGCAAAAGCAAATAAAGTTATCAAAACAATTTCTTTGATAGCAATTATTCTGATGCTTGGTATTTTGGCTGCTTGGGCATTGCGTGAAAGAAGTATTGCTATTGGTGCGAAAAACCAAGTACAGATGCAAAATGAACAAATGCAAGGCGAACTCAATAAATCACTTCAGCTTAGCAAACAACTAGACCAAAAATTAGGAGAGTTAGTAGAAAAAGAAAAAATATTAGAAGAGGTTTTGAAGCTTGATAAAAGTACTTATAAAGTAATTGAGAATAAAAATAAGGAAATTAATCAACTAGGTGTTACAGTAGATGCGCTCAAAGAACGAATTGGTGAAAAAGATAAAACTCAAGACCAAATAGAAAGAAGAGCAAAAGCAAATGAACTTCTGACAGAAGCATTATTAAAAGCTGAATATAATCCGAATTATTCTATTCGTTTGGCAGAAATTGCAAATCAAATTTATCCAAGTAAAAATGCTCAAACCACGATAGAAAATATTTATAGAAGTTATTTAATGAATAAATATCCTAAAAATAATTCTGTTTCTATTTATGAAAATGCAAAAAATCTTTTGAATAGTAATAAAATTCCTAAAATATCAGAAACACAGAAAGAAGATTTAGGAATTACACCATTTGAATAATAGCTATGAAATATTTTATTATACTACTTATGAGTTTATGTAAATATTTGACAAAAAAAACTCTATTTCCTCCAAAAAGAAGAAATAGAGTTTTCTAAACTAAATCGTTTTTCAAATAAATTTATACTAATTTATTGATACGATCTTGAAGTTCTTTTTTAGTAGTTGTTCCAACGATTTTCTCTACAATTTCGCCATCTTTGAAGATAAGAATTGTAGGAATATTGCGAACTCCGTATTTTACAGTAAGTTCAGAATTTGAATCTACATCTACTTTTGCAATTTTTGCTTTTCCAGCAAACTCATCAGAAAGCTCATGAACGATAGGAGTCATCATCTGACAAGGTCCACACCATTCTGCCCAAAAATCAACCAAAACAGGTTGGCTAGAAGAGATAAGTTCTGTAAAAGTTGCTTGTGTTGCTTCGATAGCTGCCATAATAAAAATGTTTTTTATAGTGAATAAATGAATTAAATATATAAAATGAAAATGATTTGAGTCTTTCCCATAAATTATCTTTGTATTTTCTAAGTTGTGCAAAAATAATGCTTTCTATTTTTAAAAAATAATTACCCTGTCATTTAGTCAGTCATTGTAATTAGATAAGAAGTAAGGAATTTTAGAAAAGTACCATTACCACAACACAAAAAGAACGTTTCTGTTTGAAAATAGAAAAAGGCTAATGCTTTATAAACTATAAAAGCAAAAGCAAAAGCAAAATTTTGAGTATGTTTGTAAAACATGTACAACAGGCTTCCCAGTCTGTTAAAAAATAATAAATAGATATTTACACAGCCTAAAAACTGTGATATAAAAAATAAACCATGAAAAATATAACTACGACAATCACACCAAAGCAAATAAACGAACTTATCAAAAACAGAAGAACTATCTTTCCTCAAGAATGTACAGGAGAACAAATTGATGATAAAATAATTTGGCAACTTTTGGAAAATGCCACTTGGTCGCCTAATCACGGAAAACTAGAACCTTGGCATTTTTTCGTTTTTGCAGATAATACAAGAGAAAAATTAGGCGATTTTTTAATAAAATTATACAAAAAACTCACTCCAAAAGAAAATTATAAAGAAGAAAAAGCAACTAAATTACGTGATAGAATGAGTCAGTCTTCTCATATTATTGTAGTGGTTGCAAAGACAAATCAAAATCCACGTATTCCAGAAATTGAAGATATAGAAGCTGTTGCGTGTGCGATTCAAAATATGCAGCTTTCGGCTACAGTTTATGGTTTGGCAAGTTATTGGGGAACAGGTGCGCTTGTCTATGCAGACGAAACACATTCGCAACTGGGCTTATCTAAAAATGAAAAAATAGTTGGTTTTCTTTATTTGGGAGTTCCTAAAGAAGGCTTGATAAAAGAAGCAACACGAAAACCAATACAAGAAAAAGTAGTTTGGATAAAATAATAAACCTCATTGATAGCTGCATTTGAGCCTCAACGATGGTTCATATAGAATATTCATTTATCTTATGTATTTTTGTTTTTTGATAAAAACCATAAATTGAATTTAATTTTGCAAAACGACAATATCCTCACTATTTCAGATATTCGAAAAGAATATCACAATCATACAGCTCTTGCAGGCGTTAGTCTTTCTATTCCAAAAGGAAGTATTTATGGACTTTTGGGACCAAATGGCGCAGGAAAAACTTCGCTTATTCGTATTATTACGCAGATAACAGGCGCAGATAGTGGTAAAATTCTTTTTGAGGGAGAAGAACTTTCTCCAAAACATATTTCTCAAATTGGTTATCTTCCCGAAGAAAGAGGACTTTATCCAAAAATGAAAGTAGGCGAACAGCTTATTTATTTGGGAAGATTAAAAGGAATTCCAAAAGCTGAAATTGAGAAAAAATTAAAATATTGGCTCACTACTTTTGAGATGAAAGAATGGTGGAATAAAGAAGTTGGAGGACTTTCAAAAGGAATGCAGCAAAAAGTGCAGTTTGTAGCAACCGTTTTGCACGACCCAAAATTATTGATTTTAGATGAGCCTTTTTCGGGTTTTGACCCAATAAATGCTAATCTTTTGAAAGATGAAATTCTTAAACTTCAACAAAAAGGTACAACTGTTATTTTTTCAACACATAGAATGGAATCTGTTGAAGAACTTTGTGATACAATCGCATTGATTAACAAATCACATAAAATATTTGAAGGCAAAAAGGCAGATATAAAAATGAGCCACCGAACACACATCTTTGAAGTGCAAACGGATAAGCCTATTTCTGAAAGTGGAAATTCATTTGCTATTTTGAAGGAAAGTAAAGAAACAGATTTTAAAACTTATATTACTTCTGTCAAAATAAACGAAGGAGTTGCAAAAAATGCGCTTTTGCAGGAACTTGTCAGTGATTATGAAATTATTTCTATGCAAGAAAAATTACCTTCTATCAATGATATTTTTATTAAAATGGTAGAAGAGAAATAAAGTCAGAAGCAATAAAAATGCTGTGTCATTTTGTAGGTAAAAGGCTTGCCTTTTACAATTATGTAGAAATAAGTAAAATAAAAAAATGCAAAAAGATAGTTACAAACATCAAGGATTACGAAGACAACTTGTCGACGAAATTATAAAAATGGGAATAAAAGATGAGCAGGTTTTGAATGCTATCTTGACTGTTCCTAGGCATTTTTTTATGGATAGTGCTTTTTTAGAACATGCTTATCAAAATAAAGCCTTTTCTATTGGAGAAGGGCAAACTATTTCTCAGCCTTATACAGTTGCTTATCAAAGTGAGCTTTTGAACTTGAAAGATTTAGAGATAAGCAACACCGTGAAAAAAAATGCTTTCAAAATACTTGAGATAGGAACAGGTTCGGGATATCAAGCAGCCATTTTAGCCTACATTTGTAAAAATAAAAATGTTGATATTACAAGTATAGAATATCACAAAAATATTCATCAAAAAGCACAACAAACATTAGAA contains:
- a CDS encoding ABC transporter ATP-binding protein, encoding MQNDNILTISDIRKEYHNHTALAGVSLSIPKGSIYGLLGPNGAGKTSLIRIITQITGADSGKILFEGEELSPKHISQIGYLPEERGLYPKMKVGEQLIYLGRLKGIPKAEIEKKLKYWLTTFEMKEWWNKEVGGLSKGMQQKVQFVATVLHDPKLLILDEPFSGFDPINANLLKDEILKLQQKGTTVIFSTHRMESVEELCDTIALINKSHKIFEGKKADIKMSHRTHIFEVQTDKPISESGNSFAILKESKETDFKTYITSVKINEGVAKNALLQELVSDYEIISMQEKLPSINDIFIKMVEEK
- the pcm gene encoding protein-L-isoaspartate O-methyltransferase; translation: MQKDSYKHQGLRRQLVDEIIKMGIKDEQVLNAILTVPRHFFMDSAFLEHAYQNKAFSIGEGQTISQPYTVAYQSELLNLKDLEISNTVKKNAFKILEIGTGSGYQAAILAYICKNKNVDITSIEYHKNIHQKAQQTLENLYTYLEEFNFDVLKWTDFVQGDGSKGFIQNAPYDRILVTAATPNSPQSFKEWFNQLNIGGQIIVPVGNRKNQIMCRYTKKDEKTIEQENFGGFRFVPLLGEKGFDNIL
- the trxA gene encoding thioredoxin, which produces MAAIEATQATFTELISSSQPVLVDFWAEWCGPCQMMTPIVHELSDEFAGKAKIAKVDVDSNSELTVKYGVRNIPTILIFKDGEIVEKIVGTTTKKELQDRINKLV
- a CDS encoding nitroreductase family protein gives rise to the protein MKNITTTITPKQINELIKNRRTIFPQECTGEQIDDKIIWQLLENATWSPNHGKLEPWHFFVFADNTREKLGDFLIKLYKKLTPKENYKEEKATKLRDRMSQSSHIIVVVAKTNQNPRIPEIEDIEAVACAIQNMQLSATVYGLASYWGTGALVYADETHSQLGLSKNEKIVGFLYLGVPKEGLIKEATRKPIQEKVVWIK
- a CDS encoding ATP-binding protein; translated protein: MTSPFKVLEAYGRKDKEIFFGRNAEIQLLFKKTTESNLVLVYGASGTGKTSLVHCGLPICFSSDDWLPLHVRRKDHIGTAILEETNKYLQRKLKPHTPLHLAIKALHMTFFRPIYVIIDQFEELYILGSKEEQNQFYDFVQTVLSSEYNCKVILVMREEYLADLSEFEERVPQLFDYRVRVEKMRRANAKEVILKSVVAFDIEIEQPDETADLIVSQVAEQRSLIELTYLQIYLDRLFELAKTKQGTLAGYTNTINSNWAEPVIFNPELVKELSTIGDVLGEYLEDQVKKVQSNLPKTEERQVWTILNLLVTEDGTRVSMDLHEATNLMYSHGASKENIKFCLDELSKVRIIHLSEQRVELGHDSLALKIAERLTTEEKNLSKAKEIIQTGLKTYQNTGEVLSKNSLTLIESHLETLQLTTNEQDLITKSKRRAKANKVIKTISLIAIILMLGILAAWALRERSIAIGAKNQVQMQNEQMQGELNKSLQLSKQLDQKLGELVEKEKILEEVLKLDKSTYKVIENKNKEINQLGVTVDALKERIGEKDKTQDQIERRAKANELLTEALLKAEYNPNYSIRLAEIANQIYPSKNAQTTIENIYRSYLMNKYPKNNSVSIYENAKNLLNSNKIPKISETQKEDLGITPFE